The genomic stretch CGTCCTGGCCCAGGAGACCGAGCCCCTCCTCGAGGGGTCCGACCAGATCTTGGCCATCGTCGAGGTCCTCCTCGCCACCGAGAAGCGCGTCAACAACCACCACGACTGGTACGCCATCCTCCAAATCGGTCCCAGATCCGACGAGCACGATCTCATCAAGCGCCAGTACCGCCGCCtcgccctcctcctccacccGGACAAGAACAAGTACCCCTACGCCGATCAGGCCTTCCGCTTCGTCGCCGGCGCCTGGGCCGTCCTCTCCGATCCCGGTAAGAAATCCCTCTACGACAAGGAGTTCAATTTGTTCTCCAAGGTCGATTTGTCGGCAGCAGCGGCCGCTGCAGCGGGGGCGAAATTGCCCGTGCGGAGGAGCGGCCAGCTGAACAGGAGCTTCGGCCAGCAGGAGCCGGTGGGTGGCAGCGGAAGCGGGCATGGCAAGGGGAGCGAGAAACCGGCGGGAGCTGCGGCGAGGACGACGAGCTTCTGGACCGCATGCCCGTACTGCTACGTGGTGTACGAGTACCCTGCCGTGTACGAGGAGTGTTGCTTGAGGTGCCAGAGCTGTGACAGGGCGTTCCACGCGGTGGCGATCGGGGCGCCACCACCTGTCGTGCCTGGGAAGGAGGCGTACCACTGCTGCTGGGCGGTGTTCCCTTTAGGGTTCACGGTCGGGAAGTTCGAGGGCGGAGATAAGGTCGGACCCATTGAGGGCGGGCTGCCTAATTGGTTCCCGCAGCAGTCGGCAGATAAGAATGCCGGGGTGGCTCCGCAGCAGCAGCCAGCTGCCGCTCCGgcgccgaagaagaagagggggagGCCGCGGAAGAACCCGTTGTAATGCGGAGTGCGGCAAATGTGGGTATCCCGCTGAAGTATAAGCAGAGTAATTTTGCAATGCTTCCGATGGCCGGTTGAATCTCGGAGTACAGTAAGAGATCATCAGTTTCAaaagatggtttttttttctttttgcgagGAAATTGCAATGCTTCCGAGGAGCGTTTGATCAGATGTTCTGAGCATAGATTGAGGTAATGGCGTCGAGAGAAACATCAAGCAGGTtaaattgttgttgttgttgtttgcTAGTTGTCTTCTCTTCTTGTTTGTAGAATATTTAGGCATGTTTATGTACACTATCCTGCACTGCTGTCGGATAATGTAAACATTGTAGCTTAAGAACTTGATCGATGTTCTTGAGAAGTAAGTACGACCTCTTTGGTCATTTTGGTTAAATCCTCTCGTGTACAATCACAATCATCTTGGGTTTTGAAGTTCGCTGATTGCTATGTCGTTTGCAGACTTGCCAGTCGTAGGTAGGACTTGGTTACTGTACTGTTTTCTGCTTTAGCGAGGTTGATAGCTTGGTTATTTTTGAGAGCTTAAGAGCCATGCTCCACTCCTGCAACCTCTGGTTGATCACTTCCCCAACgtaatcttcatttcttatgcCTCTGCCCCGTGTTCtccgaatctctctctctctcttcgataGAGGCGCGCGCAGCAAGCCGGATGCTATGAGTTAATTCCGTCACATTGGCAATTTGCAAGTGCAGGCGCTTTGGCAGCGTGGTTTTGCTGGAGTTGCCCTGAAGGGATTGGACGCAGGGAAAAATCAAAGCTTGGTTTAAGGGAAGAACCTTGGCGATGGGCACAAATGCAGGAGTACCGGTTCGGATGCCCTTTGTGTTCCTTGCAATAGATAGAcggggaaagaagaagataagatgtACGCTCTATGGATTTCTCGAAGCTTTTGAATTTTCCGCTGATACTTTGCCCTTAAAATGTGTTGCCGACAAGACCTACGTCCAACCTGCGCACTCCGCACGTTCTTTGGATTCGTCATTGTTCAGTGATGCGTCAAGACAAGTGCTCCAGAAGCAGAGGCTTTTTGACGTCATACGATTGATATGGCAGGCAACTAGATATTCAACTTGTCTTCCAGTAGATGGTTTCTTCAGTGGTAGCCTTCCTTGTCTGATCTACGAGCGGGAAAAGTTGCTGCATTAATCGCTTCTTTGATGTCACTCTGTTCTCTTGCGATTTCCATTGGATTGGAAGTTTTGTAAAAGGTTCATGGTCCAGTGGAACCGGTCGAGTTCAGAGTTCACATCTTCACAAAACAAAACTAGGACACCTAAGTGCAAGACTTACCAACCgaatcaacaaaatcaacaagaGCCAAGATTTAGCAACTTCATTCAACCACACATGCTTCTGAACCTCAGAAAAACAGAGAAGACAGAAGCTTTGTGAATGGGTGTGCGGCTGACCGCGCAAAGCAGCCAGACAAGAGATTACCTTTGTCGAGCAAGTGGTGTGCGGCTGGTCTTTCGCATGAGCGAACTAAAGAGTACGAGCGAGTGAACTGAGCGAAGGGGTGAGAGAGGGAACTCTGAAGCGAAGGCGCGAGTGGCGGGCTCTGTTTGTGCGGACTGAGCGTCTTCGCTCGATGAAGCTGAGAGGCGAGAGGAAAGCTTCGAGCGAGAGGGAAAGAGCGAGGTGTGAGAGCTGAGAGACGACAGGGAAAAAGGTGGAGCGTCGAGCGAGAGGCTATTAAGGTTTGCCA from Rhodamnia argentea isolate NSW1041297 chromosome 2, ASM2092103v1, whole genome shotgun sequence encodes the following:
- the LOC115749881 gene encoding chaperone protein DnaJ-like — translated: MQNPNRTEAERLLGVAEKLLLSRDLSGSKDFAVLAQETEPLLEGSDQILAIVEVLLATEKRVNNHHDWYAILQIGPRSDEHDLIKRQYRRLALLLHPDKNKYPYADQAFRFVAGAWAVLSDPGKKSLYDKEFNLFSKVDLSAAAAAAAGAKLPVRRSGQLNRSFGQQEPVGGSGSGHGKGSEKPAGAAARTTSFWTACPYCYVVYEYPAVYEECCLRCQSCDRAFHAVAIGAPPPVVPGKEAYHCCWAVFPLGFTVGKFEGGDKVGPIEGGLPNWFPQQSADKNAGVAPQQQPAAAPAPKKKRGRPRKNPL